In the genome of Bordetella avium, the window TCATGCACTTGATCACATTGGAGACTTGCTGACGGCCTTCCTTATCGTCCTTGCGAAAGGCCAGCGCCCAGACCAGGCCGGTCTTGATGGTGTAACTAGTCGCCAGCCGCCTGTTTTGCTTGGCCGCCCATCCCGCAACGGTCGCGCCCGCCAGGTTGTAGTCGGCCCGTCCGGCCTGCACGGCCTGAACGGCATCTGCGTTGCCGCCATAGACGTCGTAGCGAAAGCCATATTTCCCCGCGTTGTCACGCGCCCAGGACTCATAGTTGGAACCCTTGTTGACGGCGAGAACCTTGCCCTTGAGTTGTTCCAGCGAGGTCAGGGGCGGCGCATCTTTTCTGCCAAGAAAGGTGTAATCCGTATCGAAATAGCCTTCGGTAAACAGGAGCGAACGCGCGCGCTCCGGCGTGACCGTCACCGGCGCAATCAGAAAATCGTAGCGCCGGCTGTTCAAGCCCGGCACCAGCCCGGAAAACTCGGCGGCCTCGATCGTGAGATCGCGTCCCAGCCGCTTGGCGATCTCTCGGCCCAAATCCACATTAAAGCCCTGAACCCCGCCATCGAGACGGGTCATGGCATGCGGCGCGAAGGTAGCGTCCACCGCCGTGCGCAATGGTGGCGTCTGGGCAGGCGTCTGCCCGGCAAAGGCCATCAGGAGAGCGCCCGTGAAAATGCAACGGCGGAGTACGGAATTGATCATCTGCATAACATCCCCTTGCTTTGTTGGCTGGCGCCGGCAATCGGCGCACAGGTTTATTTACTGAGAGCGGCGGACTTCAAACCCACGAAATCACCGAAGCGCTTACGGTCTTCGGAAGAGGCCGGACGGTGCATGACGGGGTCGGGCCGTGAGCGGGCAATGAACTGCCCGCTGCCACGTTCGGCATGCAGCGTGTTGTTGCGGATAATGCAGCGACCACGGCTGTAGACCTCGACCGGCCAGCCTGTCAGCTCGCGGCCTTCATAGGGCGTGTAGCCCACGGCGTCGTGCAGCAAGGAGGCCGTCACGGTCGTGCGGCGGGCCGGGTCCCAGATGGCGATATCGGCATCGGCGCCGACAGCGATCGCCCCTTTGCGCGGCGCCAGACCGTACATGCGGGCATGGTTGGTGGCGGTCAGCGCGACGAATTCCTCGATGCTCAGACGGCCCTTGATGACGCCCTCGGAGAACAGCAAAGGCAGGCGCAGCTCGATACCTGGCACGCCGTTGGCCATTTCCTTGAATGTGGTCGCATCGCCTTTGGGCAGCTTGCCCGAGGCGTCAAAACGATAGGGTGCATGGTCGGAGGAATACACCCCAAGCGTGCCATCCTTGAACCCCGCCCAGACCGCCTCCTGCGAAAACTTGTCGCCCGGCGGCGGGCTGCAACAAAACTTCGCGCCCTCAAGACCCGGCAGATCTGCGTCTGTCGCCTCCAGGAACAAATACTGCGGGCAACTCTCGGCATAAACCTGAGCGCCAAGCTGACGCGCGCGGCGGATGATATCCACGGTCTGCGCCCCCGCCACATGCACGATCAACACCGGCACATCCAACAGCCTAGACAGGGCGATAGCGCGATGCGTCGCCTCGGATTCGGCCAGAGGGTCATGCGACACGCCATGAAATTTCGGCGCCTTATGCCCGCGCTCCAGCAGGCGCCGCGCCACCCAGCGGATCATGTCATGGTTTTCGGCATGCAACATGACCATGGCACCGTGCTCGTCAGCCACGGCCAGCACATCCAGCAACTGATAGTCATCGAGCCTGAGCTTGTCATAGGTCATATAGACCTTGATCGAGGTGATGCCCTGCGCGATCACGGCGGGCAGCTCTTGGGTCAGGGCCTGCTCATCGGGGTTGGCGAGGATGAGATGAAAGCCATAGTCGATCACCGCCTTCTCGCTCGCCCGGCGGGAGTAATCCGCCAGCACCTCGGGGATGCGGTCATTACGGTGCTGAGCCGCGAAGGAAATAATGGTCGTCGTGCCGCCAAAAGCGGCCGACACCGTGCCGGAGTAAAAATCGTCGGCGCACATCACGCCCATGCCGGAGAGCTGTTCGATATGGGTATGGCTATCGATGCCGCCGGGCAGCAGCCACATGCCGGAAGCGTCGACATCTTCAATGCCCGGACTCAGGTCCTGACCGATCTCGACGATGATTCCATCGCGGATGCCGATGTCCGCGAAGAAAGTGCCATCGGCGTTTGAAATCCTGCCCTTGCGCAAGGTCAGGTCAAAGCGTTGCGGGGATTCTTGAACCTGCGGCATGTCGAGCGACCCTGAAAAATTCAGATGCGCAAATTATTGGCCTCCACCGCCTGCATACCTATTGCTTCTTTCAACGCACCCCTTAACGTTTTGTTAAGGCCTCCTGGGCAGCGCCCGAAAACTCGTCGGGAAAACCCCGTGTTTTTCCGGGGGATTTGACGTATAGCCTGAGCGTCTTGCTTTTTCATCCCGGCATCCGTCTTAACCACTAGGCCCCAAACACAGCGTGACCCGCCCGCCATGAAACTGAATATCCGCCAAATCGAAGTCTTCCGCGCGGTGATGATCACCGGTTCGATACGAGGCGCTTCCGAACTGCTTTTTGTGTCTCAACCCGCGGTCAGTCGACTGCTGTCGCATACCGAGCAGCGCATCGGATTTCCTCTTTTCAAACGCGCCCGCGGACGCCTGCAACCCACACTGGAAGCGCAGCGGCTTTTCCATGAGGTCGAGATCGTCTACGAAGGCGTGACAAGGGTGAACGACATTGCACGAGAATTGTTCGAGCACCAGGAAGGCATACTGAATATCGTGGCCAGCCCCAGCATCGGGCAGATGCTCATCCCTGCCGCCATCGCCAGCTATCGGCAAACCCACCCGCACGTGAAGCTGACCTTCCAATACCTGACCCAGGCACCGCTAACCGAACGGCTATTGAAGCGCCAGGCCGACCTCGCCATCACCATCCTGCCTATCAAGCACCCCAATCTCGAACAACAGGAGCTGGCGAGCACCAGCCTGGTCTGCATCTGCCCTTACAACCATCCGCTCTCGCGCCGCGCGGTGTTGCAGATCAAGGATCTGCTGGCCTACCCCTTCATTTCCTATGAGCGGGGTTCGCCCTTTTGCCGCATGGTCGAGTCCATGTTCGAGCAAAGCGGCCAGCCCTTGCGCTCCGTCGTAGAAGTCGGTTCGCCCCAGAATGCCTGCGCGCTCGTTCAGGCCGGCGCGGGCATCGCGCTGGTGGATCAGTTTTCTGCACGCAGTTGGTCGGCCAGCCGCTTCGTGACCCGGCCCATAGAAGCCAGCCCACTGCTCCATGCGCATCTCATCCGGCTGCGCGACGAGCCGATGTCGCAGATTTCCCAATCATTCATCGAAACGCTCAAAGCCGAAATCCGCAAAGACAATCAGCATGGCATCCAGGCAGCGGCCTGAGGCCGCCGAGGTCGCTGCGGCATCGGGTCACGCGGCAAGACAGCAGAGGCCCGACTGCGTTCAGAACGAGGGCTTCCATTGCGCGGGCGCGACGCTGCCGGTCTGTTCCACGATGCGGCTATAGGCTTCGGGCCGGCGATGTTTGGCGAAGTTGAAAAGGGTGTTGCGGCCCAGATCGCACATGGCCAGATTGCAGTCCGCCACCACCAGTTCATCATCCCATGACGCGGCCAGGGCGATGACCTCGCCCTGCGGGTTGACGATGATGGAATGGCCAAACAGTTCATGGCCGTCTTCCTTTCCCGCCTTGGCGACGGAAACGCCAAAGGTGGCGTTCTGATAACAGCCGGCCTGAACGGAAAGCTGGGAATTCTGCACACGCAGATGATGGGCTTCGAAGCCCTGGTTTTCATGATTCAGGCTAGGGGTGTTGTAGCCCACCATGACCAGCTCGACCTGTTGCAAACCCAAGACCCGCCAGGCTTCCGGCCAGCGGCGGTCATTGCAGATCAGCATGCCCATATTGACCTCCAGTCCTGGCGCGACGGGCGTGCGCACCACCGGAAAGCCCAGATTGCCCACCTCGAAATAGCGCTTCTCCAGATGCTGCACCTTGCGATAGGGCGCGAACTCCGCCTGGCCGGGCAAATGCACTTTGCGATACTTGAACACGATCTCGCCATTGGGCGCGATCACGACAGAGGTATTGAAGCGGCGTTTGCGCACGACGCCCTGCTCGTCCGGCTCCCAGGCCAATTCGGCATAACCCAGATAGACCATCAGGCCATAACGCTTGATGGCGTCGAACAGCGGCTGAGTGGCAGGCGACGGCAGGCTGGTCTCGAACCAGCCATCGGCCTCATCCCGGTTTTCGCAATACCAGCGCGGAAAAAAAGTGGTCAACGCCAACTCGGGAAACACGACTACCTGGGCGCCGCGCTGCTGCGCCCGTTCCAGCAGGCGGATCATGCGGGCGACCACCGACTCGCGCCCCTCGGCGCGTTGAATGGGGCCTAACTGGGCGGCGGCGACGGTAACGATACGGGACATGAGGCAATCCATTGAGGGAAAGACAGCCTCCAGCATGGCGCATGCCCGGCCGCCCGCCCAGCCCCGCCCTGCGCGCCGCGATGGCGGGCCACAAACCGGCTTTTCATTGGGAAAACAGGGCCTTCCTGAGCGACAGGGCTGCCTGGGCCCATACTTTTTTTATAAGCGCCGCGCAAAAGGGCATGAGCGGCGTGTTGCGCGCAGGCCGCGTCTTGCCCATAAAATGGCCTTCTCGGGTTTTTGGATGCTCGCCCCATGGCCGGCGCTCTTGCCTCGACGCAGTTGACGCTGCGCCAGATCGAGGTTTTCCACGCGATCATGCTGACCGGCTCGCTGAGCGAGGCCGGGCGCATGCTGTCGGTCACCCAGCCGGCCATCAGCCGTCTGCTCGCGTCGGCTGAGAACCGTCTGCGCTATCGTCTGTTCGAGCGGGTCAAAGGGCGGCTGCATCCCACGCCGGAAGCCCGCCGCCTCATGCCCGAGGCGGAAGCCATTTTCGAGCGTGTCGGGCATTTCAATTCCCTGGCGGGCGCGCTAGGCGCAGGCAGGGCAGACACGCTGACCCTGGTGTCCAGCCCCAGTCTGAGCGAATGGCTGATCCCGCAGGCCATCCAGCAGTTTCGCCAGCGTCATCCCGCCACCCCCATCCGTTACCGTCCGCTTGCCTATGACGCCCTGCTGCCTCAGTTGCTGCTCGGACAGGCCGATTTCGGCATCGCGTCGATGCCGCCACCGGCCAATGCCCATGTCATCAGCGCCGAGGTCGGCCAGGGCTGGCTGGGCTGCGCGGTGCCGCTGGGCCACCCGCTGGCCGGACGCCGTTGCGTGCGCCCCGAAGACTTGCAGGGGCATCTGCTGATCGGCTATGACGCCAATACGCCGTTCGGACGCCTGGCCAGCCGCTTCCTGCACACGGTGCCGCTGTCGCCGCAGATCGAAATCCGCTCCACGCCAGAAGCCCTGGCCCTGGTGCGCCAGGGCATCGGCGTGGCGCTGGTCGAGGGCCTGGGCTACCACCCGGGCTTTAGCAAGGACTTCGTGCTGCTGCCCACCGAACCCTGTTTGCACCACCCCATCCATCTGCTGCACGCTGCGAGCAGCCCCCTGTCGGCCACCGCAAGGCGTTTCGTCGAAACGCTGCGGGCGCTGATGACACCTGCACGCGGCAGTCCCGCGAGCTGATGCCCCCGGCAAGCCCGCTCCCTACCCCGCCCCCATCGACTCTGCTCATGTCATCGAACAAACCGCTGCTCCTCATCAAAAACTCGGTAGACCCGGAAGGTCTGGCGCAGATCGGCGCCCACTTCGAGATCATCAACGCGCCCACGCCTGAACGCTTCGAGCAGGCCATCATCGAAGCCGGCCACCGCGCCGAAGTCGTACTGACCAACGGCGCCACCGGCCTGAGCGCCGCGCAGATCGACGCCCTGCCGCGACTCAAACTGATCTGCTCGATGGGCGTGGGGCACGAGAATATCGCGCTGGCCCATGCCAAGGCGCGGGGTATCGCCGTCACCAATGGCGCCGGCACCAACGATAGCTGTGTCGCCGATCACGCCATGGGTCTCATCCTGGCCATCGTGCGCGGCATCCCCCGCCTGGACCGGCTCACGCGGGAAGGCGTGTGGCGCTCGCAGCTCACGCTGCCGCCCAATGTATCGGGCAAGCAGGTCGGCATTCTTGGCCTGGGCGCCATCGGCGAGAAAATCGCCCAGCGGGCGCAGGGCTTTGACATGCCGATCGGCTACCACAACCGCCGTCCGCGCCCGGATTCCACACGGCGCTATTTCGACAGCCTGGAAGCCCTGGCCGATTGGGCAGACATTCTGGTGGTGGCCATCCCCGGCGGCGCCGACAGCCACCACCGCGTCAACGCCAATATTCTTGAACGCCTGGGCCCGGCGGGCTATTTGATTAATATCGCGCGCGGCAGCGTCGTCGATACCGCAGCGCTGGAGCAGGCGCTGCGCCTGGGCAGGCTGGCCGGCGCCGGCCTGGATGTCTACGAGGGCGAGCCCAAACTGCCCTCCGGTCTGGCCGACCTGGAGAACATCGTGCTGACGCCCCATGTGGCCGGCTGGTCGCCCGAAGCCGTGCAACGCACGATCGACAAATTCCTGGAAAACGCCCGCCGCTTCTATGCGGGCGAACCCCTGCTCACCCCGATCTGATCCGGCGGCCTGCCCGCAGCAGCCCGCTGGCAGGCGCGGCCCTCAAGCCGTGCCTGCCAACACCTTGTAGAAAAAAGTCGTTCCGCACAGCTCGCCATGGCCATCGCGCGCGAAGCCGGGAATCTGGCCAGCCTCGACATAAGCCGCGCTGCGGTAGAGCCGGGACGCCACATCGCCCGTGCGGGTATCCAGCACCAGCAGGCTTCTGCGAGCCTGCACGGCAATGGCCTCGATGGCTTCGAGCAATTGGCGGCCGATGCCCTGCCCGCGAAAGTCCGTGTGCACCATCAGCTTCTCGACCTCGGC includes:
- a CDS encoding LysR substrate-binding domain-containing protein — its product is MKLNIRQIEVFRAVMITGSIRGASELLFVSQPAVSRLLSHTEQRIGFPLFKRARGRLQPTLEAQRLFHEVEIVYEGVTRVNDIARELFEHQEGILNIVASPSIGQMLIPAAIASYRQTHPHVKLTFQYLTQAPLTERLLKRQADLAITILPIKHPNLEQQELASTSLVCICPYNHPLSRRAVLQIKDLLAYPFISYERGSPFCRMVESMFEQSGQPLRSVVEVGSPQNACALVQAGAGIALVDQFSARSWSASRFVTRPIEASPLLHAHLIRLRDEPMSQISQSFIETLKAEIRKDNQHGIQAAA
- a CDS encoding N-carbamoyl-D-amino-acid hydrolase, producing MSRIVTVAAAQLGPIQRAEGRESVVARMIRLLERAQQRGAQVVVFPELALTTFFPRWYCENRDEADGWFETSLPSPATQPLFDAIKRYGLMVYLGYAELAWEPDEQGVVRKRRFNTSVVIAPNGEIVFKYRKVHLPGQAEFAPYRKVQHLEKRYFEVGNLGFPVVRTPVAPGLEVNMGMLICNDRRWPEAWRVLGLQQVELVMVGYNTPSLNHENQGFEAHHLRVQNSQLSVQAGCYQNATFGVSVAKAGKEDGHELFGHSIIVNPQGEVIALAASWDDELVVADCNLAMCDLGRNTLFNFAKHRRPEAYSRIVEQTGSVAPAQWKPSF
- a CDS encoding transporter substrate-binding domain-containing protein, translated to MQMINSVLRRCIFTGALLMAFAGQTPAQTPPLRTAVDATFAPHAMTRLDGGVQGFNVDLGREIAKRLGRDLTIEAAEFSGLVPGLNSRRYDFLIAPVTVTPERARSLLFTEGYFDTDYTFLGRKDAPPLTSLEQLKGKVLAVNKGSNYESWARDNAGKYGFRYDVYGGNADAVQAVQAGRADYNLAGATVAGWAAKQNRRLATSYTIKTGLVWALAFRKDDKEGRQQVSNVIKCMKQDGSIAKLAETWFGFAPDADNSAVRIAPGTGVPDTEGYDPTPVTPQCA
- the hydA gene encoding dihydropyrimidinase — protein: MPQVQESPQRFDLTLRKGRISNADGTFFADIGIRDGIIVEIGQDLSPGIEDVDASGMWLLPGGIDSHTHIEQLSGMGVMCADDFYSGTVSAAFGGTTTIISFAAQHRNDRIPEVLADYSRRASEKAVIDYGFHLILANPDEQALTQELPAVIAQGITSIKVYMTYDKLRLDDYQLLDVLAVADEHGAMVMLHAENHDMIRWVARRLLERGHKAPKFHGVSHDPLAESEATHRAIALSRLLDVPVLIVHVAGAQTVDIIRRARQLGAQVYAESCPQYLFLEATDADLPGLEGAKFCCSPPPGDKFSQEAVWAGFKDGTLGVYSSDHAPYRFDASGKLPKGDATTFKEMANGVPGIELRLPLLFSEGVIKGRLSIEEFVALTATNHARMYGLAPRKGAIAVGADADIAIWDPARRTTVTASLLHDAVGYTPYEGRELTGWPVEVYSRGRCIIRNNTLHAERGSGQFIARSRPDPVMHRPASSEDRKRFGDFVGLKSAALSK
- a CDS encoding LysR family transcriptional regulator, which translates into the protein MAGALASTQLTLRQIEVFHAIMLTGSLSEAGRMLSVTQPAISRLLASAENRLRYRLFERVKGRLHPTPEARRLMPEAEAIFERVGHFNSLAGALGAGRADTLTLVSSPSLSEWLIPQAIQQFRQRHPATPIRYRPLAYDALLPQLLLGQADFGIASMPPPANAHVISAEVGQGWLGCAVPLGHPLAGRRCVRPEDLQGHLLIGYDANTPFGRLASRFLHTVPLSPQIEIRSTPEALALVRQGIGVALVEGLGYHPGFSKDFVLLPTEPCLHHPIHLLHAASSPLSATARRFVETLRALMTPARGSPAS
- a CDS encoding 2-hydroxyacid dehydrogenase, producing the protein MSSNKPLLLIKNSVDPEGLAQIGAHFEIINAPTPERFEQAIIEAGHRAEVVLTNGATGLSAAQIDALPRLKLICSMGVGHENIALAHAKARGIAVTNGAGTNDSCVADHAMGLILAIVRGIPRLDRLTREGVWRSQLTLPPNVSGKQVGILGLGAIGEKIAQRAQGFDMPIGYHNRRPRPDSTRRYFDSLEALADWADILVVAIPGGADSHHRVNANILERLGPAGYLINIARGSVVDTAALEQALRLGRLAGAGLDVYEGEPKLPSGLADLENIVLTPHVAGWSPEAVQRTIDKFLENARRFYAGEPLLTPI
- a CDS encoding GNAT family N-acetyltransferase, coding for MLITRLFDTGPALDGLSELLKNCVDEGASIGFLPPLAQTAAQTYWREVGASLGAGSRVLLVCTQDQRMAGSVQLSLCGKENGLHRAEVEKLMVHTDFRGQGIGRQLLEAIEAIAVQARRSLLVLDTRTGDVASRLYRSAAYVEAGQIPGFARDGHGELCGTTFFYKVLAGTA